The following proteins come from a genomic window of Ictalurus furcatus strain D&B chromosome 14, Billie_1.0, whole genome shotgun sequence:
- the c2cd4a gene encoding C2 calcium-dependent domain-containing protein 4A, which translates to MTTKIFKVDPMWVVDKIRISVEKTNLLLPATEYSFKIGSMFGEKAPTNKAKKATLCPNIITPDTIPEFCIPPKISSPLEAKGVEQGKPTPCITVSCSESYSPKKEIPFREPISNHIIQVESVDDGPCNKACSDEENTNADPHSQAALSLPHLAKAQTCYGFCTLLESPHTRRKESLFHNDPNSCRIPLVLPRSRSNTCSRSSSAPVFPASTSHTSFCLNNLTSRLSWNGFGLHRQGTQDSDTTSSAESSPFSSPLLTRSLPKPSLFKTLSHEKLLYRNIRKTTVSRNNSLSTDEASSTDNSPNVMRRSSEVLIEPLSSSFGLAPPAIFPLDLVLHRERVMKESLVSVGRDGTLRLSAEYCPENQRLRVRLISAEGLYSLSVDPKSINCSISLSLMPGKFQKQRSTVIRKSRNPIFNEDFFFDGITEEDLSHWSLRFKVVNKMSTMKRDYILGSCDLPLTCIVSL; encoded by the exons ATGACTACTAAG ATTTTTAAAGTTGATCCTATGTGGGTGGTTGACAAGATCCGTATATCAGTAGAGAAAACCAATCTGCTCCTTCCTGCGACGGAATACAGCTTCAAAATTGGAagcatgtttggagaaaaagcTCCTACTAATAAAGCCAAGAAAGCCACCCTGTGTCCCAACATCATCACTCCGGACACCATTCCTGAGTTCTGCATCCCACCGAAAATCTCAAGTCCACTGGAGGCGAAGGGTGTGGAGCAAGGAAAACCAACTCCGTGCATCACTGTTTCTTGCAGTGAAAGTTACAGCCCAAAGAAAGAGATTCCCTTCCGAGAACCGATCAGTAATCACATCATACAAGTCGAGAGCGTGGATGATGGGCCATGCAACAAAGCTTGTAGTGATGAGGAGAACACCAATGCGGACCCCCACAGCCAGGCTGCTCTTTCTCTGCCCCACCTGGCCAAAGCCCAGACATGCTATGGCTTCTGCACACTACTAGAGAGCCCCCACACCAGAAGAAAGGAGTCCCTGTTCCACAATGATCCAAATTCCTGTAGAATTCCCTTGGTTCTACCCAGGAGCAGGTCTAATACCTGCTCCAGATCTTCTTCAGCTCCTGTTTTTCCAGCCTCCACCTCACACACCTCCTTCTGCCTGAACAACTTAACCTCCAGACTGTCATGGAATGGCTTTGGTCTGCACAGGCAGGGCACGCAGGACAGTGACACCACCTCATCAGCCGAGTCCTCGCCTTTCAGCTCTCCTCTCCTGACCAGATCACTACCCAAACCCTCGCTCTTCAAAACACTCAGCCACGAGAAGCTACTCTACCGTAATATCCGGAAGACCACCGTTTCCAGGAACAACTCCCTGTCAACGGATGAAGCAAGCTCCACAGATAACAGCCCTAATGTCATGAGGAGGTCGTCAGAGGTACTCATAGAACCTCTTTCCTCCAGCTTTGGCCTGGCACCTCCTGCCATCTTCCCCTTGGACTTGGTTCTGCACAGAGAACGGGTGATGAAGGAAAGCCTGGTGTCAGTAGGAAGGGATGGAACTCTGCGTCTTTCAGCAGAATACTGTCCAGAGAACCAGAGACTCCGGGTTCGACTAATCAGCGCTGAGGGGCTGTACTCTCTTTCTGTGGACCCTAAGAGCATCAACTGCAGCATCAGTCTTTCCCTAATGCCTGGGAAATTCCAGAAACAGCGCAGCACTGTCATTAGGAAGAGCCGTAATCCGATCTTCAATGAGGACTTTTTCTTTGACGGCATTACAGAGGAGGACCTCAGCCACTGGTCACTGAGGTTTAAAGTCGTCAATAAAATGTCCACCATGAAAAGAGACTATATTTTGGGCAGTTGTGATCTTCCTCTGACTTGTATTGTCAGCTTATAA